The Biomphalaria glabrata chromosome 1, xgBioGlab47.1, whole genome shotgun sequence sequence TATAGATGGTGGTATGTGTGGCATAAACTGCTTGGCTACTCAAAGTGGACTCGAGTTCCAACTCTAGCTgagctgtgtttgctgagtgcttAAACGCAGTGTTTAAACCTTCTCTTAGATATTAATCCCTGAAGATGTTGACAAAAGAGTTTCCATCATAGCACACCGCCATGTCCAAGCATGTGCTCTATAAAAAAgcagtttaataataataatttaatatcagATTACAAAAATCATACATCTAACTTATCTTACCGTTTGCttaataatagttttttttttataatccaGATCTATAAAACCTTGACTTATGAATAGGGAAGAAGCTGTCAAAAAGAAGAGCCCatctaaaaaatttatttttattaagattCCTTCAAATTGATGATATTTATTTCTAACAGAGTAGTGAATTAAAAGATTTACTCCCCTATGGCTTTGCAATTCATCATGCTGGAATGAACAAGTAAGTTACAGCTaggttgttgctttttttatttataaactgaAGATTACACAATTTTACATATAGCAACAGTTGTATAAAATCTGTACACAGTGTCTAGTTTATAATATGTTTGTCACATACAGAGTTGACCGCAAGCTGGTGGAAGACTTGTTCAGTGACAGACACATTCAAGTTCTCATCTCCACTTCAACTCTTGCATGGGGTGTGAATCTGCCTGCACACACTGTCATTATCAAGGGAACTCAGATTTATAGTCCAGAGAAAGGACGTTGGGTTGAGTTGAGTGCTCTAGATGTGTTACAGGTAAAGAATTTTCAAATTTAGTGCATTTGCACTTTAATAACCACTTCACAACAATTTTGCCATGTTAGAAATATTCTGACGTTAAATTAAtcttttaagcacattattttataatatttgatTATCTTTCTTTCCAGATGCTTGGTAGAGCTGGGCGTCCTCAGTATGACACCAAGGGAGAAGGTATCATGATAACCAACCACAGTGAACTTCAGTATTATTTATCTTTGATGAACCAGCAGGTgactaaaaaaacattttgctgtTTTAACATTACATTGCTTAGGTTAACTTGTATGTTTCTCTAGATAGCTCTCTTAGAATCCTCTAAAAATCCTTTAAATTTCTAGTAGGGCTTATTTCATTGCCTGTAATAAATGATCAATTTTACAACTGCAACTTACAATTAaccatatttaatgaaaaactgtcattaTCATGTTATCTAAAaggcatgttgttgttttttttttttttcatttaggcaTTAACTTTAATGTGTTGAAGCCCATcatttgtatacaattttctttGCATcgatattaattaaatttataacattttttatttgatttttgacTGCAGTTACCTATTGAGAGTCAGTTCATCAGTAAACTTGCTGACAATCTGAATGCTGAAGTAGTCCTGGGTTCTAttcataacattaaagaagctGTGGATTGGCTTGGTTAGTTTGAGCTTGGGTTTTTCATTtaatcagttttattttttacaagtataataaatttattaatttaattttggaatctgttAAATGATTTTCTCTCATTACATTTGCTTTTTTAAGGATACACATATCTTTACATTCGAATGCTTCGAAATCCAACCTTGTATGGTGTGTCACATGACTTACTAAAAGAGGATCCCCTGTTGCAACAGAGGAGAAAAGATCTTGTTCACACTGCTGCTTGCATGCTTGACAAAAATGGATTGTTGAAATATGACAGAAAGACAGGCAACCTTCAGGTATTTATAAGGAAAATATGTTTATAACAGATGGTATAAACTAATCATCATTATTATGTTTTAGTCCTATCACACATGTATAACAAATTATTGCAGCCTATCTTACCAGTTTGAAAAGTATGTGTGTGATTTATAAGCAACTCAGCTGGTCATCTATTTTATATAGATTGTACTTGCTTTTGTCATACTATGTTTTTACTGTCTCTTACTAACTAGATGACTGAACTTGGACGTATTGCTAGCCACTATTACATCACCAATGAAAGTATGGCCACTTACAACCAGTTGTTAAAGCCAACTTTGAGTGAGATAGAATTGTTCAGAGTTTTCTCCCTTTCATCAGAATTCAAGTATATTGTTGTCAGAGAGGTGAggtttacatttacaaaatgtCTTGTATAGGACTTGATCAAATATTTACATGTTAAATCTTGTGTGAGCATTAAATTACATTAATGCATATGATATTTGAGTTCTTTGTTCATTGTAGTTCTTAAAGAGATTATCAAAATGAAATGCTTTTATTGTAacaacaaaatctatttcttatTCAGGAAGAGAAACTGGAGCTGATGAAATTATTGGAAAGAGTCCCAATAccaatcaaagaaagtataGAAGAGCTAAGTGCCAAGGTATGATGTTATTTTAGATGACCTTAGTGTAgtcatttattttgtattaaaccACATTTATTTGTTCCAACCagttatgaattattttgttgacTATCTTTCTGTATTCAAGTCATTGTTTTCACTTTACTGTGCTGTAATTATAGGTGAATGTTCTTCTCCAAGCCTATATCTCACAACTGAAATTGGAAGGTTTTGCTTTGATGGTAGATATGGTGTACATTACTCAGTCTGCTGGTCGACTTATGAGGGCAATATTTGAAATCTGTTTACATCATGGCTGGGCCCAGCTGGTGGACAAAGCTCTGGCATTGTGTAAAATGGTGGATAAGAGAATGTAAGTTCAATTCTTGTTTCTTGTCTTATTTGTTATGCTACAATTGAAGATTTAGTAGAACACCCTCTTAAATACATGATATTTTGATCCAGGTGGCAGTCAATGACACCTCTCAGACAGTTTAGAAAGATCCCTGACCAAGTCATCaagaaaattgaaaagaaaaactttccATTTGAGCGTCTGTATGATCTGAATCACAATGAAATTGGAGAACTGCTCAGGCTGCCAAAAATGGGAAAAGTAAAACATCTACATCTTAttcttgtgtctgttttttGGGGGGTTAACAGTTCCTTtcctattttattaattttttttttctttttagcccATCCACAAGTACATTCGCCAGTTTCCACGTTTAGAACTTTCTGTACACATTCAGCCCATCACCAGATCTACATTGAAAGTTGAACTTACGATCACACCAGACTTTCAGTGGGAGGAAAAACTTCATGGCCATTCCGAggtatttacttttattattttttaatctgaGCAGATTTGTATACCATGACATGACATGGATAATTATgtgaatttgttttatattgctgCATGTTGTtgaacattacatttttttctatttaggcTTTCTGGTTACTAGTTGAAGATGTTGATAGTGAAGCCATTCTTCATCATGAATACTTtctattgaaaaggtattttgagtgttgttgatttttaacacattttatacaaaattcattaactctttctcttcataATTATTGTCCAAGTTTCAATGAAATTCTTCATTGTGCTCAGTAGTATTTTACTTCCCTTTTTTGATTAAGCTTCagtatcagaaaatgttttatttggtatcgaattaaaggggaatgcatgctctttttatataagacaaagtcaagtttataaaattaaacataaatttaatgagttcaaatcaatgatggtatcgtcaattaggagagaaagaattaactTATAATGAAATCGTACTTCTTTGTATTGTTCCTATCTGTTAGTACTAAATAGGTTTTTGTTGGAACTATTTCCAGTAAATTTGCCACTGATGAACATGTGCTGaagttttttgtgccagtttttgaACCTCTTCCACCTCAGTATTTCATTCGAGTCATCTCTGATAGATGGATTGGTAAGGaaacaatgttttgttgttCTCTGTGTTGCCCAAGATGTACAACTATACTTTGCAACTCATaacttattatattttttttattatatctatataggttCAGAAACTCAACTTCCTGTATCATTCCGTCATCTGATATTACCTGAGAGATACCCACCACCCACTGAATTGTTGGACCTACAACCACTGCCCATTACTGCTTTGAGAAATCCTAAATTTGAATCTTTGTACAGTAAAAAGTTCCCTATTTTTAACCCCATTCAAACACAAGGTCAGTCTTTCTCCCTATATTTTGATGATTTTTGAAAAGCAAAAATTAATTTGTATCTACGATGTctacattttgttcatgataaacagttgttttgttgtttcttcCAAAGTGTTCAATGCTATCTACAACAGTGATGAGAATGTGTTTGTTGGAGCTCCCACTGGTAGTGGTAAAACTATTTGTGGTGAATTTGCAGTCCTAAGAATGTTTTCCCAGAACCCTGAAGGTAGATGTGTGTATGTAGCTCCATTGGATGCTCTTGCTCAACAGgttagtctattttttttttgttcagtttaatgctgttttaattttttattaggaTATATTTTATGATCTCTTTCTATTGTGTAAATACCACCTTCTAATGTTTTATCTTATTATATTGTTTACAGATCTATGTGGATTGGCACAATAAGTTTGCTGGAATTCTGGGTAAAAAAGTTGTTCTACTCACTGGTGAAACTGGCACAGATTTGAAACTTTTAGCCAAGGTACATTAGCCGATAGTTCATaactttgtttgttataaaatcTGATATCCTTATATCAAACACtgttataatataaaacaaaatgtaaatatataatactgttgttgttttttttaaaatgagtttCTTATGTGTATTAAATCAATATAATCttagaataaaatatatttatagggACCAATTTtagatttcattgtttaattcttttttattaagctcacatttttcatacattcataACACACAAtccatttatattttgtaactGGGGTCATTTTGATAAAGCTGTAATCTTAAATACTATATTTATTCAGATATTACTTGGTCACTACTAATTTTAGTATTGTTTgtaataatgattttttaattaacaatgtTAATCTTAAGTTTTGTGATAAATTGGTAATACCTACTGTTTCAACCCCTCTATAAAACTTTGTTAAGCAATAAGGAAAACTTCATAAGTTGCTTACGTTTTAATTTCAGGGCAACATTGTCATCTCCACCCCAGAGAAATGGGATGTTTTATCTCGAAGATGGAAGCAgagaaaaaatgttcaaaatgtgAATCTCTTTATTATTGATGAGCTTCATTTGATTGGTGGTGAAGTTGGAGTAAGTTTTTCTTGATCTCTAAGACTACAACTTTATCTATGCAACTACTTGTTCTTTAAAGatgctttattatttattaagatAATGTTAAGATTTTAGTCCTGAGGACCCTGCAGTTCATTTGTGTGCTTCCTTTTTCCTCAGCCTGTTCTTGAAGTAATTTGTTCTCGTATGCGCTACATCTCATCCCAACTGGAAAGAAACATCAGAATTGTTGCACTGAGCTCATCATTGTCCAATGCCAAAGATGTGGCCCAATGGTTGGGTTGTCCAACTTCAGCATTTTTTAACTTCCACCCCAATGTTAGACCTGTTCCATTGGAGCTTCACATTCAGGTAATTATAAGATATGTAACAGCTGTTAATGATTTGTAGAATAGCAAATGAACTTGGTATTACATTAATGTTTAGTAGGATcaaaacatatattttaaacCATTATCAATTAAGTTCTAATTGCAAATGTTTCTTATTTAGGGATTCAACGTTTCCCACAATGCCTCTCGTGTTATTGCCATGGCCAAGCCTTCCTATCAAGCAATAATTCGACATTCTCCCAAGAAACCAGTGATTATCTTTGTGCCATCTCGTAAGCAAACCAAACTGACAGCCATTGACATCCTAACTTGTGCTGCAGCGGAGATGCAGTCTGGTGGAGATGGCAAGCCTTACAACAGATTCCTGCATGTTCAGGAGGAAGATTTAGCTCCATTCCTTGAGAAAATCACTGATTTGGTTTGTTTTACTTTTCAATCACTCATATTTTGTCAATACCTGAACAGATTAGATGTCATTATATTAGTTTATGCTTCCAAAAAATCATTAATTTTCTAATATTATTGTACTAATGAAGATTGTtgcaaatttatatataaatatttttttttttttgcaaagacaCTTAAAGAAACACTTGCTAATGGTGTTGGATATCTTCATGGAGGCCTCtctgaaatagaaagaaaatgtgTGGAGCAGTTGTTCACATCTGGTGCTGTGCAGGTTGTTGTGGTAGCCAGAGGTCTGGCTTGGGGAATCAACGTTTCAGCCCATTTGGTAATAGTCATGGACACACAGTACTATGATGGAAAGATGCATTCGTAAGTATTGTCaaaaaatggttaaatttaCAGTTTCacacattaattaataaattaaatctaaGCTTAATTTTATatcagaaaataattgttttttttttacattagttaTGAGGATTACCCAGCACATGATGTTCTGCAGATGATTGGAAAGGCAAACAGACCACTGTTGGATAAAGAAGGTACTAGTACTTTTTCCAATTGCTTAGTATAAGTATCGTATTTTGTTGTACAGTCTGTTTCATTTATGTATGTATTGGTgctatatatatttgatttcaATTCATTGTAAATTCAGGTAAAGCTGTCATCATGTGTCAGAGTTCAAAGAAAGAATTTTTCAAGAAATTTTTGTATGAGCCTTTACCTGTGGAGGTAAGCAATTGTAGTCTATATAGACATTTTGTCTTAAACAATTGTAGTCTACATTGTCAGACATTTTGTCTTTGAAGAAGGAAGTGGATTATTTTGCATATATATAATGTTGGTTATTTTTACATCAATTTTAATGGTGTTAAAGCAACATTGTTTTTTTGGCTAGTGATGCAAAAGGAAATTTTGGAAATCAATGCTtaataaatgttttctattttgaaaaatattgtacCTTATAAATGACTGTGACAGACAATGCAGGACTAAATGTGAGCCGAGAGCGCTGTTTTGAATCAGTGTTAAGTCTTAACAAGTTGATATTTTTAACATTGATTGGGTATGCTTGGTTTTTTACAGAGTCATTTAGATCATTGTCTCCATGACCATTTTAATGCTGAAATTGTGACTAAAACAATTGAGAACAAACAGGATGCTGTAGACTACTTAACTTGGACCTTCATCTACAGACGCATGACTCAAAACCCTAATTACTACAACTTGCAAGGTAATTGTCTTAAAGGTTCCCTGAAACTTCTTTGCAGCTGTtacattttgcaattttttttgggaaagttatttaaaaatatgaaaataatttcCTGTATTCCCAGGTGTGTCCCATCGTCATCTGTCAGATCACTTATCAGAAATTGTAGAAAACACAATCAATGATCTGGAGCAATCAAAGGTACTGTAATATTTGTGTTTAATCTTTAGAAGCTTGTATTGGTTGTTCAGCAACTTGAGTTTCTaagaagttttctactgattaTTTCAGTGCATCAATGTTGAGGAAGACTTTGATGTTTATCCACTCAACCTGGGCATGATTGCTGCTTACTACTACATTAACTATAAAACTATTGGTGAGTGACTTCCATATCGAActaaattgtgtttttgaaGTTGACATCCTcagttaaagaaagaagaaaataaaattaatgtttgtttttttttatctagaacTGTTCAGTATGTCtttgaacaacaaaacaaagataaagggACTTATTGAAATTGTGGCCAGCGCTGATGAATATGAGAGTATGCCAATTAGACATGGAGAGCCAACAATCCTCAAACAGGTTAGGAAACCTTTAAgagttttaagttttttttattagatattatttaatatattaatattttaaaaagaaagaatacaTTTATTGATATGAAACATGTttattgtcctttttttttttagttgggaAGCCGTTTGCCTAACAAAATCACAAATGCTAAGTTCAATGATCCACACGTCAAAACCAACTTGCTCTTACAAGCTCATTTGTCTCGTATGCAACTGTCTGCTGAGTTACAGAGTGATACAGAAGATATTCTCAATAAGGTGATTTAAGTAGCAGCAATCAGCAGTCTAATAATCAATGTCTTTTCTTCCTAGTCTGCtttctgtttactttgtttttcaaaCTCTGACTAAGCTAATGTTagacttattaattatttttttttgtataggcCATACGTCTGATACAAGCTTGTGTGGATGTTTTAAGTAGCAATGGCTGGCTAAGTCCTGCTTTAGCAGCTATGGAACTTGCTCAGATGGTCACCCAAGCAATGTGGTCAAAGGATTCCTCTCTAAAACAACTTCCACATTTCACTGCGGACATCATCAAAAGGTGTCAAGAGAAGGTAACCTCTCTATTTCTTAACAATTCATTAAAATCTTCTGATGTCTGGTTTCAACACTTCTTAtgttattcactttttttttttctctatgtaGTTTGAATGAGCCTCATTTCAATGCTGATTATTTACaaattagattttgtttgatagaagaaaagttttgttattaaaatatttgattgaCTTGTCTAGAATCTGGAGTCCATCTTTGACATCATGGAGATGGAAGATAAAGACAGAAGTGAACTTCTTCAGTTAAGTGAGTCAGAAATGGCAGATGTAGCTCGATTCTGTAACAGATACCCCAATATTGAACTTACTTATGAGGTGCAGGACAAGGACAGCATTCGCAGgtacaaatattttctaatagatattattcaGACAGTTTGCCATAGGTTCTGAAGATCCTCTGTCCGTGACCCTACGGATATATAATAGTGTTTATACAGAACGTAATGAAGatttaacttttgtattttaaaatttcctcAGCCTTAAGgttataatcataataaaactaaaatatttaacatttaaaaagaacatcATCTGTGTctgtaatggaaaaaaaaaacctgtttaaTTATAAACTATTTCATATGTTAAATTGGAATGAAatgaacaaaaattaaaattaaagtactttaggacattaaattttatatagcATGTTATGTGTAGTTATCTTAAGTTTAATAACTAAGGCCAAAATTGATTCTTAAATTAATCCTGCAGTCCTGAGTGAGCATTGTCCACcagaaatgaaaatcaaaatttttcAAGCTGCTcaacattttatataaatataactacaCCATCCATAGGGTTTATTGTTATTCCCCGGCAACACTAATCTGTCATGAATTTTGTGACTTGCTAAAACATTCATTTAGTTAACCTGTGCAGTGCtatgttttaaaatgtgctTTTAACTTTGACAATTTCAGTGGTTCTAACATTAATGTTACTGTGACCTTGGAGAGAGAGGATGAAATTACTGGCCCTGTCATTGCTCCTTTCTTCCCACAGGtaattttctttcattatttGATTAGTGGTGCACTTGAAAAGATACTTTCCCCAGCCATTCTATCTTGATGTACAATCAGTTAACGTATGTGATAATTTAATGCAacaggaaaataaaattaaaagaacttaTTCTATATTGTAGGTTAAATCATGTTAGGTCATTTAGGTCATATTACTTTGACCAACAGCATACAAGAATATTGCTGGGCCAACATTTCCTTTGTAATGAACTTGTCTTTTTCAAATTGCATGTGTAGTTCTGTTCTCTGGGATTTCAGCCAAACCTTTTTTGTTGACAGCAACAAGCTGGATATCACTTTTATCTTCACGTTTCACAGAATTTAACAATATGAAAATAATTTCatgtttgtctttgttttttagtACTGCTTGACATTATAAATAAACTCATGCTCTAGCAACAATCcaaaaatagaaatggaaaagtggtttgaatGCTGGGGCAACTCTCAAAAAGACAGCAGATTCTGCTAGCACCTTGTGGtagaggctgtccaggcctgaacAGGCTACTATAACAGAGTGCACGACAGGCCACTGTTCTTTTGGATCATGGTGCCCCTCTGCGGGAAAGAAGAGGAAACCATGTCTCATATTCTTCTTGGCTgacccagacttgctgatctttATCTCAACaagtct is a genomic window containing:
- the LOC106072854 gene encoding U5 small nuclear ribonucleoprotein 200 kDa helicase-like, which encodes MADATARSLQYEYKANSNLVLSVDRTLIDRRARDEATGEVMSLVGKLTNTRMGDKALKSKPPMMEERKLKRRKRDEAQHDMIKMKGTTLLSEGIDEMVGILYRPKTTETRQTYEVLLNFIQAALGDQPRDVLCGAADEVLIVLKNDRMKDKEKKKEVENLLGELADERFALLVNLGKKITDWSQEEKVQTSETIDFDETYGVNVQFEESDDEDTGNLYGEVQEEGDGEEDNEGEEAAFDATLHANLSEEDKNKKDRGLQPREIDAFWIQRKISKFYPDDPNMAQSKANEVLEILKTAGDDREAENKLVMLLDVSHFEFIKVLRQNRQMILYCTLLAQAQTASEKKKIEQKMSNDPELSIILKSLKATDQDDIVSEERARRQQARQSRVAADIEAMDVDEEEEVGPVQTLYLEDLVFSQGSHLMANKRCQLPDGSYRKQRKGYEEVHVPALKPKPFDNEETLVSIDRLPKYAQAAFEGFKSLNRIQSRLFQAAIESDRNLLLCAPTGAGKTNVALLTIMREIGKHVNADGTINADDFKIIYIAPMKSLAQEMVGNFTERLSSYNLKVQELTGDHQLTREQIAATQVIVCTPEKWDIITRKGGEKTYTQFVKLVIFDEIHLLHDDRGPVLESLVARTIRTIETTQEDIRLVGLSATLPNYEDVAAFLRVDPREGLFFFDNSFRPVPLEQQFIGITEKKAIKRFQLMNDIVYEKVIEHAGKNQVLVFVHSRKETGKTARTIRDMCLEKDTLGLFMKEGSASTVVLRQEAEQVKSSELKDLLPYGFAIHHAGMNKVDRKLVEDLFSDRHIQVLISTSTLAWGVNLPAHTVIIKGTQIYSPEKGRWVELSALDVLQMLGRAGRPQYDTKGEGIMITNHSELQYYLSLMNQQLPIESQFISKLADNLNAEVVLGSIHNIKEAVDWLGYTYLYIRMLRNPTLYGVSHDLLKEDPLLQQRRKDLVHTAACMLDKNGLLKYDRKTGNLQMTELGRIASHYYITNESMATYNQLLKPTLSEIELFRVFSLSSEFKYIVVREEEKLELMKLLERVPIPIKESIEELSAKVNVLLQAYISQLKLEGFALMVDMVYITQSAGRLMRAIFEICLHHGWAQLVDKALALCKMVDKRMWQSMTPLRQFRKIPDQVIKKIEKKNFPFERLYDLNHNEIGELLRLPKMGKPIHKYIRQFPRLELSVHIQPITRSTLKVELTITPDFQWEEKLHGHSEAFWLLVEDVDSEAILHHEYFLLKSKFATDEHVLKFFVPVFEPLPPQYFIRVISDRWIGSETQLPVSFRHLILPERYPPPTELLDLQPLPITALRNPKFESLYSKKFPIFNPIQTQVFNAIYNSDENVFVGAPTGSGKTICGEFAVLRMFSQNPEGRCVYVAPLDALAQQIYVDWHNKFAGILGKKVVLLTGETGTDLKLLAKGNIVISTPEKWDVLSRRWKQRKNVQNVNLFIIDELHLIGGEVGPVLEVICSRMRYISSQLERNIRIVALSSSLSNAKDVAQWLGCPTSAFFNFHPNVRPVPLELHIQGFNVSHNASRVIAMAKPSYQAIIRHSPKKPVIIFVPSRKQTKLTAIDILTCAAAEMQSGGDGKPYNRFLHVQEEDLAPFLEKITDLTLKETLANGVGYLHGGLSEIERKCVEQLFTSGAVQVVVVARGLAWGINVSAHLVIVMDTQYYDGKMHSYEDYPAHDVLQMIGKANRPLLDKEGKAVIMCQSSKKEFFKKFLYEPLPVESHLDHCLHDHFNAEIVTKTIENKQDAVDYLTWTFIYRRMTQNPNYYNLQGVSHRHLSDHLSEIVENTINDLEQSKCINVEEDFDVYPLNLGMIAAYYYINYKTIELFSMSLNNKTKIKGLIEIVASADEYESMPIRHGEPTILKQLGSRLPNKITNAKFNDPHVKTNLLLQAHLSRMQLSAELQSDTEDILNKAIRLIQACVDVLSSNGWLSPALAAMELAQMVTQAMWSKDSSLKQLPHFTADIIKRCQEKNLESIFDIMEMEDKDRSELLQLSESEMADVARFCNRYPNIELTYEVQDKDSIRSGSNINVTVTLEREDEITGPVIAPFFPQKREEGWWVVIGDPKNNSLLSIKRLTLQQKAKVKLDFVAPAHGRYNYVIFFMSDAYMGCDQEYKFTVDVKEGESDSDSD